From a region of the Methanobacterium sp. genome:
- the mmp10 gene encoding methyl coenzyme M reductase-arginine methyltransferase Mmp10 (Mmp10 (methanogenesis marker protein 10) is a cobalamin-requiring radical SAM methyltransferase that creates the methylarginine modification to methyl coenzyme M reductase.), with amino-acid sequence MQIVADVGGIPGKDCRGFCKYCYFRKVKGNTAFGCKNCSPGKVGCDSCTTGVRETGNEFLPPFLVVSSVQSTLMLGNYRDQDLKVNISGGGDVSCYPHLMEVVSAFSDFGLPMHLGYTSGKGIDDPKMAEDLVSKGVDEVTFTVFSADPDVRREWVNDRSPEASLEALQIFCKTAEVHAASVIVPGVNDGEDLFQTCATLEDWGAKAFILMRFANSRNQGLILGNDPVLDGVNPHSLDEFEALVRKINDEFSFKVTGTPVCDPDNDAPFAISKDKNSEYLDILSKINSEATILTSKVAAPYIEKIIGKIEASELINVVAANQDIGCLITQKDLEEIDLSQLKETVLIPGRAFVHDKKAEEVLSRDGVDRLVARGPDKLTVDGEMSSTLSREDILKTELIAFEDLIGAINFFGVRK; translated from the coding sequence ATGCAAATTGTAGCAGACGTAGGCGGAATACCAGGTAAAGACTGCCGAGGATTTTGTAAATACTGTTATTTTAGAAAAGTAAAGGGCAATACTGCTTTTGGATGCAAAAATTGCTCTCCAGGAAAGGTAGGGTGTGATAGCTGCACAACTGGAGTTAGAGAAACAGGAAACGAATTTCTTCCACCATTTTTAGTTGTAAGTTCGGTGCAAAGCACTCTTATGTTAGGAAATTATCGTGATCAAGACCTTAAAGTGAATATAAGTGGCGGGGGAGATGTGAGTTGTTATCCCCACCTCATGGAAGTTGTTTCTGCATTTTCTGACTTTGGTCTTCCCATGCACCTTGGATATACAAGCGGTAAAGGCATAGATGATCCTAAAATGGCTGAAGATCTTGTTTCAAAGGGAGTTGATGAGGTTACATTCACTGTTTTTTCAGCAGATCCAGATGTAAGAAGAGAATGGGTAAATGATAGAAGTCCAGAAGCATCACTTGAAGCACTTCAAATATTCTGCAAAACAGCAGAAGTACATGCTGCCTCGGTAATTGTTCCTGGAGTAAATGATGGAGAAGATTTATTCCAGACATGTGCTACTTTAGAAGATTGGGGTGCAAAGGCATTTATATTAATGAGGTTTGCAAATTCCCGCAACCAGGGTTTAATACTGGGTAATGATCCTGTACTGGACGGTGTAAATCCACATAGTCTTGATGAATTTGAGGCACTGGTTAGAAAAATAAATGATGAATTCAGTTTCAAAGTGACAGGAACTCCAGTCTGTGACCCCGATAATGATGCTCCTTTTGCAATTTCAAAGGACAAAAATAGTGAATATCTGGATATATTGTCCAAAATAAATTCAGAAGCAACAATATTAACCAGTAAAGTTGCTGCTCCTTACATTGAAAAGATCATAGGGAAAATTGAAGCATCTGAACTTATAAATGTGGTTGCTGCAAATCAGGATATTGGATGCCTTATTACACAAAAAGACCTTGAAGAAATAGATTTGAGTCAGCTGAAAGAGACCGTACTTATTCCCGGTCGTGCATTTGTACATGATAAAAAAGCTGAGGAAGTTTTAAGCCGTGACGGTGTGGATCGGCTTGTTGCAAGAGGCCCTGATAAACTCACCGTTGATGGAGAAATGAGCAGTACTTTAAGCCGTGAAGATATCTTAAAAACAGAATTGATCGCATTTGAAGATCTTATAGGTGCAATAAACTTTTTTGGTGTTAGGAAATAA
- a CDS encoding MBL fold metallo-hydrolase: protein MNLQILYDNIAGNGFKEGWGFSCFIKTSKENILFDTGWDGNILLHNMKTAGINPEIIDKVVISHSDWDHIGGLNHILKYGNKPEVYVPESISINLKNEIKRYTEVVEISKSRKICENVWTTGELGEKIKEQSLIIKTEKGNVILTGCTHPGLESITEKSRGFGEIYTVIGGFHDSDIDILGEIPMVVPCHCTEKIEEIKKTMTESYKECFTGFSIYFI from the coding sequence ATGAACCTCCAGATTTTATACGATAATATTGCTGGAAATGGTTTTAAAGAGGGATGGGGATTTTCCTGCTTTATAAAGACGTCTAAAGAAAATATTCTGTTTGATACAGGGTGGGATGGAAATATTTTACTCCATAATATGAAAACTGCAGGAATTAACCCAGAAATAATAGATAAGGTAGTTATTTCCCATTCTGATTGGGATCATATTGGGGGATTAAACCATATATTAAAATATGGAAATAAACCTGAAGTGTATGTACCTGAATCCATTTCAATAAATCTTAAAAACGAAATTAAACGTTATACGGAGGTTGTAGAAATTTCTAAATCAAGAAAAATTTGTGAAAATGTCTGGACTACAGGGGAATTAGGTGAAAAAATAAAAGAGCAATCTCTGATAATAAAAACTGAAAAAGGGAATGTAATTCTTACAGGTTGCACACATCCTGGACTTGAAAGTATTACTGAAAAATCGAGGGGATTTGGGGAAATTTATACTGTTATAGGTGGATTTCATGATTCTGATATTGATATATTAGGTGAAATTCCTATGGTCGTGCCATGTCATTGTACTGAAAAAATTGAAGAAATTAAAAAAACAATGACTGAATCTTATAAAGAGTGTTTTACAGGATTTTCGATTTATTTCATATAA